The genomic window GGTTCAAAGCGGATCAAGCCCTGTGGGAGCCGGCTCCGTCCGGCGACCGGGTGAGCCTCTGCTCATCTGGTCTCCCGGTAGGAAGGGGCTCCGTCCCCCGATCGGGCGTGCCCAGGCTCGCCGGCCGAGGCTCACCCGGTCGCCGGACGGAGCCGGCTCCCACGGTAGGCGCCCGACACGCCGTGCCTATTTGCCTGTTCCTGGTGATGACCGGGGTGCTTGGGGCGCAGGAGCCGGCGGCGAAAGTCCCGGACGCCTTCCGGTTCGCGCCGGTGGATGACGGGGCGCTCGGGCTCTGGGAGGGGGACCGGCCGGTCCTCGTGTACAACCACAGGGCGAGGGCCGCGGGCGGGCAGCCGCTCAACCCGTCGCGGTCCGCATACGTCCATCCGATCTACGGCCTCGACGGCGAGGTCCTCACGGACGATGCCCCGGCCGACCACCTGCACCACCGGGGCCTCTTCTGGGCCTGGCCGCACGTCACGGTGGGGGGCGAGCAGGTCGACATGTGGATCCTCAAGGGCATCGAGCCGAGGTTCGGCCGCTGGCTATTCAAGGAGGCCGGGAAGGACCGGGACGTCGCCCGGCTCGGCGTGGAGAACGGCTGGTTCATGGGGGACAGGAAGGTCCTGGATGAGCGGCTCATCCTGGAGGTCCACCGCGCGACGAGGGAAGGCCGGGCGATCGACGTGGACCTAACCTGGACGCCGACCGATCGGCCGGTGACCCTCGGCGGGGCGGAGGGCAAGAGCTACGGCGGGCTCACCCTGCGATACGCTCCGGGCGAGAAGACCGCGATCACCGCCCCGTCCGGCCCGGCGAAGGATGACCTCTACATGACCCCCCTGCCCTGGGCCGACCTGACGCGGACCCGGCCCGGCCGCGCCGAGCGCTCCGGCGCGACGATCTTCGTCCACCCTTCGCACCCCGGCTTCCCGCCCACCTGGCTGACCCGGCACTACGGCGTCCTCTGCGTCGGCTGGCCGGGCGTGAAGCCGGCGACGATCCAGCCCGGAGAACCGATCCACGGCCGCTATCGCGTCTGGATCCACAAAGGCGAGCCCGACGCCGCGGCCCTGGAGAAGGTGTTCAAGGCGTACACGGACGCGGTGGGACAGAGCGATCCCGCTGGCGCGAGTCCTCGCTCAGCGAAGCCTTGACGAGGGGACGCTGCATCGAGGGGTTAGGCGTGCGACGACGAGGGCGCTGAGAGTTCCAGTTCCGTCATCAGCAGCAGGTCGACGATGCTTGCCGAGCCATCTGGGTGGAAAATGACTGCGGTCCGCCCCGTGGGGGACATCGAGAGGAAGTCGGGATGCGGTATCGGGAACAGCCTTCCGTCGGCCATGCGGACAGTAAATGGCTGGAAGGGTTGAGCACGAAGCGTTGTACGGAGTTGCTCTACGGTCACCGGGAGGACCTCCTGACTTGGCAGAGACGCCTTGTGGGATCGTATCACGCCGCTCAGCCATTCGCCACCCGGCTTCGACCCCCTCGCCCTCCGCCGCCTAACGACCAAGCTCAGCGGACCGGCCACACACCGGAACCGCATGCAAGGTCATAACTCGCCCGCGTGGCCGGGTCCGCTGCGGCGCGAGGTTAGACGGGCCGGGTTGCCGGACCGCCGGCGGCATCATTCGCGTCTCGTCCACGAGGGTACAGCGACATCTCGATCCCGATCCCGAGTGCGCCGGCCAGCGCTAGGAGCTTCGGGGGAAGATAATCGAACTGGGCCCAGACGTTATCTTCATCAATTCGGAGTTCGTATGGGAAATCCAGCCGGATATCCACGACCCCCGGCGCCGCCCTGAGGCGCTCGAGGTCGTTACGGTGCCGTTGAAGGAATTCGATCGCGTCCTCGATCTGACCGGGGAGGTCATCCCACCGCCGGTCGCTCACGGACACCTTAAATCCCGACGCATCGAACTTGGGGCCGTCGGGCCTCGACGTGGGGGAGCACAGTTCGCCTCGGCGGTAGACCTGATAAGGGGAGAGGGCCGCGGAACTTAGATAGTCCTCCGGTACGAAATCCGGTCCGCGGACCCTGAGGATGCACACCGCTTGTTCCCCCCTCACCGCCTAACGGATGTTTGCGCCCTGGAAGAAGCTCAATCGGGTATCTCTCGCGTCGATGGGCGATGCCGATCTCGCTCGAGTTGTTCCAGGATGCGGTCGTCCTCGTCGGTCCAGTCCGCCGCTAGCGCCCCGGCACTACGCAGAAGTCCCTCGCCCCACGGCCTTGGGACGTGAACGGGCTCGGGTGCGGCGACGACATCGACCCGAACCTCGACCTGCTGGCCTTCGGTCAGGCCAAGATCCTCGGAGAGTTCGATGATCCGGCCGCGAATGATGCCTCGTACGACCTTGACCATCGGTTCGTCCTCCTCTCCACGCCTCTTCCAACGGACATCCATCCTAGCCGATTGGGTTGGGGCCTCTCCATCGCGTTCTGCGTTTCGTCCCGCCAAGGGCCGGCCGCGGCGAGCACCGGGGACGTGCTCAGCTCACATCTTCCGGACGGGGCAGGGTGCCAAGGCTCGTGGCGCAGACTCGCGGCAGCATCTGCGTCCAGATCGGGCAGTCGGATTGGAGAGGTCGCGGTCGGTGGGGCGGTGTGAAGCCGCAAATCCAGGAAAAGCCAAGGGTTGCTGTGCGAGGTTTGGTTAGGTCGCAGGTCGGGCACGGAAGCTGCCTACTGCCACTGTTTCGGTCTTTGGTCCCGCGATATCGTGCTCCTCGCCGTCGGCCGACGCGCAGTCGTGTTGCCCGCAACGTGACGCTGGCACGGCTTCCGGCGGCGATGTTTGGAATGCTCCATGCCGCAGCAGCCTCCCCGCAGCCAGCGTCCCTCCATGCCCATGACCCGGCGGCGGGAGGGGCTGTATGACCCTGCCTTCGAGAAGGACGCCTGCGGGGTCGGGTTCGTGGCCGATCTGAAGGGCCGCAGGAGTCGCGGGATCGTCGAGAGCGGCCTCCAGGTGCTGAAGAACCTCCAGCACCGCGGGGCCTGCGGCTGCGACCAGGACACCGGCGACGGCGCCGGGATCCTGATGCAGATGCCCGATGCCTTCTTCCGGGGCGAGCCGACCTTCGCGGACGCCCTGCCGCCGCCGGGCGATTACGGCGTCGCCTTCGTCTTCATGCCGAAGGGCGCGTCCCAGCGGCTGATCTGCCACCGGACGCTCGAGGGCATCGTCGCGGCCGAGGGGCAGCGCCTGCTCGGCTGGCGGGACGTCCCGGTGGTCTCCTCGTCGATCGGCTGGCTCGCCCGGTCGCAGGAGCCGGTCATGGAGCAGCTCGTCATCGGCCGGGGGGAGGACACGCCGGCCGGCGACGCCTTCGAGCGGGCGCTCTACGTGATCCGCCGGAGGGCGGAGAACTGGGCCCATACGGAGAGCATCGCCAACGACGCCATGGGCTTCGCCGTCGCGAGCTGCAGCGCCCGGACGATCGTCTACAAGGGGATGCTGAAGTCGGACCAGGTCGAGGCGTACTTCCCCGACCTGGCGGACCCGCGGATGGAGTCCGCCCTGGCGATCGTCCACAGCCGGTACAGCACGAACACCTCCCCGCGGTGGTCGCTCGCCCAGCCCTTCCACATCCTGGCGCATAACGGGGAGATCAACACGCTGCGGGGCAACGTCCACTGGATGCACGCCCGGGAGCCCTCCCTCCGCAGCAAGCTCCTGGGCGACGACCTGAAGAAGACCCTGCCGATGCAGTTCGAGGGGCTGAGCGACTCGGCGGCGCTCGACCAGGTGCTGGCCCTGCTGGTCCAGTCCGGCCGGAGCCTGCCGCACGCGCTGATGATGCTCGTCCCCCAGGCCTACGAGGCCGACGACACGATCCCCCCGGCCCTGCGGGCCTTCTACGAGTATCACGCCGGGCTCATCGAGCCCTGGGACGGCCCGGCGAGCCTCGTCTTCAGCGACGGCCTGCGGGTCGGCGCCATGCTCGACCGCAACGGGCTGCGGCCGGCCCGCTACGTCGTCACCGAGGACGACCGCGTGGTGCTGGCCAGCGAGGTCGGCGTCCTGCCGGTCCACCCGGAGGAGGTCCGCGTCAAGGGCCGCCTCCAGCCCGGCATGATGCTCCTGGTGGACCTGGCCGCCGGCCGGATCCTCCAGGACGACGAGATCAAGCGATCCATCAGCGAGGCCAAGCCCTACGCAAGCTGGATCGAGGAGCATCGCCGGACGCTGGACGACCTGCCCACCACCGCCGCGGCGAACGGCGACGGCCATGCGAACGGCAACGGGGCGGTCCGGGCCTTCGACCCCGGCGCCCTGCTGGCCCGCCAGCGGGTCTTCGGCTACACGCGCGAGGACGTCGTCCGGATCCTGCTGCCGATGGGGCAGGACGGCAAGGAGCCGGTCTCGAGCATGGGCTCGGACATCCCCCTGGCGGTCCTCAGCCGCCGCAGCCAGATCCTGCCCAGCTACTTCAAGCAGCTCTTCGCGCAGGTGACGAACCCGCCGATCGACCCGATCCGCGAGAAGGTCGTCATGAGCACCGAGACCCTGCTGGGCGCGCAGGCGAACCTGCTGGACGAGACGCCGGAGCACGCCCGGATGCTCCGCCTGGAGACGCCCACGCTGACGAACGCGGACATGGCCCGACTCCGCGCCGCGCGGTCGCCGGGGTTCGTCGCCGAGACGCTGCCGACGCTCTTCGGCCGCGCCGAGGGACCCGCCGGGCTCGGGCCGGCGCTCGGGCGGCTCTGCGACGAGGCGGCGAGGGCCGTGGACCGCGGGGCGACGATCCTGATCCTCTCCGACCGGGGGCTCGGCGAGGGCCTGGTGCCGATCCCGCCGCTGCTGGCCGTCGCGGCGGTGCACCACCACCTGATCCGCGAGGGGAAGCGGACGCGCTGCGGGATCGTCGCGGAGACCGGCGAGGCGCGCGAGGTCCACCACGTCGCGCTCCTCATCGGCTTCGGCGCGGCGGCCGTGAACCCGTACCTGGTCTTCGAGACCTACGAGGGATTGCAGGAGGAGGGCCTCCTCCTCGACCCGCAGGGCGCGGCGCTCGACGTGGCGAAGGCGGAGGAGAACTACGTCAAGGCGGTGGACTCGGGCCTGCTGAAGATCTTCAGCAAGATGGGGATCAGCACCCTGCTGAGCTACCGCGGCGCCCAGGTCTTCGAGGCCATCGGCCTGTCCGACGAGCTGGTGGGGCGGTATTTCCCCGGGACCCCGACGCCGATCGGCGGCATTGGGCTGGAGGTCATCGCGGAGGAGTCGCTCCAGCGGATGAATGTCGCCTACCCCGAGGAGCCCGGGCCGGAGCTCCCGGAGCTGGACCCCGGGGGCGAGATCATGTGGCGCCGGCGGGGCGAGTTCCACATGTGGAACCCGGAGACGATCCGGAAGCTCCAGCACTCGCTGAAGAAGAAGGAGTTCGCCAGCTACCGGGCGTTCGCCGACGCCTGCAACGAGGAGGCCCGCAACCGCTGCACCATCCGCGGGCTCTTCGAGGTCCGCCACGGCCGCAAGCCGGTCCCGCTGGAGCTTGTCGAGCCGGCCTCGGCGATCGTGAAGCGGTTCTGCACCGGGGCCATGAGCTTCGGCAGCATCAGCAAGGAGGCGCACGAGGCGCTCGCGGTCGCGATGAACCGGCTGGGCGGCCGGAGCAACACCGGCGAGGGGGGCGAGGATCCGGCCCGGTTCAAGAGGGAGGCCAACGGCGACTCCCGCAACAGCGCGATCAAGCAGATCGCCAGCGGGCGGTTCGGCGTGACGGCGAACTACCTGGCCAACGCGGTCGAGCTCCAGATCAAGATGGCCCAGGGGGCGAAGCCCGGCGAGGGGGGCCAGCTCCCCGGCCACAAGGTGGACTCGTTCATCGCCAAGACCCGGTACAGCACGCCCGGCGTGGGCCTGATCAGCCCGCCGCCGCACCACGACATCTACTCGATCGAGGACCTCGCCCAGCTCATCTTCGACCTCAAGAACGCCAACCCCCACGCCGAGATCTCGGTGAAGCTCGTGGCGGCGGCCGGGGTGGGGACGATCGCCACGGGGGTGGCCAAGGGCTACGCCGACCGGATCCTGATCAGCGGCGACGGCGGCGGCACGGGGGCCTCGCCGCTCTCGAGCATCCGCCACGCGGGCATCCCCTGGGAGATCGGCCTGGCGGAGGCCCAGCAGACGCTCGTGCGGGACGGCCTCCGCGGTCGCGTCCGGCTCCAGGCCGACGGCCAGATGAAGACCGGCCGCGACGTGATCGTCGCCGCCTGCCTGGGCGCCGAGGAGTACGGCTTCGCCACCGCGCCGCTGATCGCGATGGGCTGCATCATGATGCGGAAGTGCCACCTCAACACCTGCCCGGTGGGGATCGCCACCCAGGACCCGGCCCTCCGCGCCCGGTTCGCCGGCACGCCCGAGGATGTGATCAATTACCTGTTCTTCGTCGCCGAGGAGGTCCGCGAGCACCTCAGCCGGATGGGCTGCCGGACGCTGGACGAGGTCATCGGGCGGACCGACTACCTGTCCGTCGCCGACCTGTCCGACCACCCGAAGGCCAGGCACCTGGACCTGCGGGCCCTCCTGGAGCCGCCCCGCGTCGCCCACGGCGCGCCGAGCCGCCAGGTCGAGCGCCAGCCGGACGTCCTGGCCGACCAGCTCGACTGGGAGCTGCTGCGGCACTGCAAGGGCGCCCTCGAGCACGGCAACCGCGTCCAGCGCACCCTGCCGATCACGAATCGCGACCGCACGACCGGCACGCTGCTGAGCTACTTCGTCACGAAGTCGCACGGCGAGCACGGGCTCCGAGAGGACACCATCGACCTGACCTTCAACGGCAGCGCGGGGCAGAGCTTCGGCGCCTTCCTGGCCCGGGGCATCACGCTGCGGGTCCGCGGCGACACGAACGACTACGTCGGCAAGGGGCTCTCCGGCGGCAAGCTCGTGGTCTCGCCGCCCCCGGAGGCCGCCTACGCGGCGGAGGAGAACATGGCCGTCGGCAACGTGGCGCTCTACGGGGCGACCGGCGGCGAGGCCTACTTCCGGGGCCGGGCCGGCGAGCGGTTCGCGGTGCGGAACAGCGGGGCCAAGGCGGTCGTCGAGGGCGTGGGCGATCACGGCTGCGAGTACATGACCGGCGGCGTGGTCGTCGTGCTGGGCGAGACCGGTCGCAACTTCGCCGCCGGCATGAGCGGCGGCATCGCCTTCGTGCACGACCCCGAGGGCCGCTTCCGCGGCCGCTGCAACCCGGAGATGGTGGACCTCGTCCCGGTGGAGGACTACAAGGACGTGGGCCTGCTGAGCAACCTGATCAACCGCCACGTCCACTACACCGGCTCGACCGTCGGCGGGGCGATCGTGGACGACTTCTCGACGGCGCTCGGGTCCTTCGTGAAGGTCTTCCCGCGCGACTATCGCCGCGTGCTGGAGCAGAGCAGGATCGTGCAGCGGCAGTGGGAGCTGATCAATGGCTGACCCCCGCGGGTTCCTGAACATCGACCGCCAGAAGCCGACGCCGCGGCCGGTCCACCAGCGGATCAAGGACTACCTGGAGCTCTACCAGCCGATGCCGGCGGAGAGCGTCCGGGCGCAGGCCTCGCGGTGCATGGACTGCGGCATCCCGTTCTGCCAGGACGGCTGCCCGCTGGGCAACCGGATCCCGGACTGGAACGACCTGGTCCATCGCAACCGCTGGAAGGAAGCCCTGGACGCGCTGCACGACACGAACAACTTCCCCGAGTTCACCGGCAAGACGTGCCCCGCGCCGTGCGAGGCGTCGTGCGTCCTGGCGCTGTCGGCGGAGTCGGTGACGATCAAGGAGATCGAGGCCTCGATCGTGGACCGGGGCTGGGAGAACGGCTGGATCGTCCCCAGGCCGCCGGCGCGGGAGACGGGCAAGCGGGTGGCGATCGTCGGCAGCGGGCCGGCGGGCCTGGCCGCCGCCCAGCAGCTCCGGCACGTCGGGCACGCGGTCACGGTCTTCGAACGCGACGACCGCGCCGGCGGGCTGCTCGCCTACGGCATCCCCGACTTCAAGATGGCCAAGCGCTACGTCGAGCGGCGGATCGACCAGCTCGTCGCCGAGGGGGTCCGCTTCGAGCTGAACGCCGAGGTCGGCCGGTCGATCGACCCCGAGGCGCTCCGCGCCGACCACGACGCCGTCCTCCTGACCGTGGGCGCGACCCGCCCGCGGGAGCTGGACATCCCCGGCCGCGGGCTGGAGGGGATCGTGCAGGCGATGAGCTTCCTGACCCAGCAGAACCGGCGGGGCTTCGGCCTCCCGGAGGCCGGGCCGCCGATCCTGGCGACCGGCAGGAACGTGATCGTCATCGGCGGCGGCGACACCGCGGCCGACTGCGTGGGCACCTGCCACCGCCAGCAGGCCCGCTCGGTCCTCCAGCTCGACTACAACCCGATGCCGCCGGAGGGGGAGAACCCGGACACACCCTGGCCGCTCTGGCCCAAGATCCTCCGCGTCGCCCCGGCGCACGAGGAGGGGGGGCGGCGGGACTGGCAGATCAAGACGAAGGCGTTCCACGGCGACGGCCACGGCCGCGTGAAGGAACTGGCGGCCGTCCGCGTCCACCAGTATTATGACGAGGCCGGCGACCGGCAGTTCGAGGAGATCCACGGCTCCGAGCTGATCTTCCCGGCCGAGCTGGTTCTGCTGGCGATCGGCTTCGCCGGCCCGGAGGGGTCGATCCCCGACGCCCTCGGGCTGGAGATGACCGAGCAGGGGGCGATCCGCTGCGACCCCCGGTACATGACCAGCCGGGAGGGCGTCTTCGCCGCCGGGGACTGCCGACGGGGGCAGTCGCTGGTGGTCTGGGCCATCGCCGAGGGGCGGGAGGCGGCCCGCGGCGTGGACGAATACCTGACGGGCCGGCCCAGCGCCCTGCGGGCGCGGGACCGTTCGCCGACGCAGCCCGAGGGGGGCCCGGCGACGGCCGCGGCCGGCCGCTGAGCGGCGCGGCGGGCGGGTCGAAGGCGGCCCCGGGGGTCCTTGACGATCCTTCATAGCGAGTTCCTATTCCAGGCCGTCGCGCCGCCCCGGTTCCGGCCGGGGGGCGGGCGAGGGGCCGGCCGCGAGGCCGGGCCGACGGGCGGGCAGGACGGGAGGGGGTGACCGAGATGGCTCCGGGTTCCACGCTCCAGACGGTGACGCAGGCGCAGTCGCAATCGCAGGGCCAGGCCCAGTCCCCGCTCGGTGCGCCGGCGACGAGGCACGCCCTCTTCGAGGACTACGCCCTGCACCCGAAGGCCTGGGACGAGCTCTTCGCCGGGGCCGGGCGCTCCCACGACTACTGCCGCGTCCTGTTCGACCGCCTGGGCCAGCTCAACGTCGGCGAGTTCATCGACAAGCGGACCTCGGCCGACCTCGCCTTCATCAACAACGGCATCACGTTCTCCGTCTACTCCGACCGCCGCGGCACGGAGAAGATCTTCCCCTTCGACCTGATCCCCCGCCCGGTCCACGGGGCGGAGTGGGACGACCTGGAGGCCGGCCTGGTCCAGCGGATCCGGGCGCTCAACATCTTCCTGGACGACGTCTACCACGACGCGCGGATCCTCAAGGAGGGCATCATCCCGGAGGACCTCGTCCTGCAGTCCAAGGGCTTCCGGCCGGAGATGGTCGGCTTCAGCCCGCCGGGCAAGCAGTACCTGCACGTCGTCGGCACCGACCTGATC from Aquisphaera giovannonii includes these protein-coding regions:
- a CDS encoding DUF6807 family protein; protein product: MPICLFLVMTGVLGAQEPAAKVPDAFRFAPVDDGALGLWEGDRPVLVYNHRARAAGGQPLNPSRSAYVHPIYGLDGEVLTDDAPADHLHHRGLFWAWPHVTVGGEQVDMWILKGIEPRFGRWLFKEAGKDRDVARLGVENGWFMGDRKVLDERLILEVHRATREGRAIDVDLTWTPTDRPVTLGGAEGKSYGGLTLRYAPGEKTAITAPSGPAKDDLYMTPLPWADLTRTRPGRAERSGATIFVHPSHPGFPPTWLTRHYGVLCVGWPGVKPATIQPGEPIHGRYRVWIHKGEPDAAALEKVFKAYTDAVGQSDPAGASPRSAKP
- the gltB gene encoding glutamate synthase large subunit, yielding MPQQPPRSQRPSMPMTRRREGLYDPAFEKDACGVGFVADLKGRRSRGIVESGLQVLKNLQHRGACGCDQDTGDGAGILMQMPDAFFRGEPTFADALPPPGDYGVAFVFMPKGASQRLICHRTLEGIVAAEGQRLLGWRDVPVVSSSIGWLARSQEPVMEQLVIGRGEDTPAGDAFERALYVIRRRAENWAHTESIANDAMGFAVASCSARTIVYKGMLKSDQVEAYFPDLADPRMESALAIVHSRYSTNTSPRWSLAQPFHILAHNGEINTLRGNVHWMHAREPSLRSKLLGDDLKKTLPMQFEGLSDSAALDQVLALLVQSGRSLPHALMMLVPQAYEADDTIPPALRAFYEYHAGLIEPWDGPASLVFSDGLRVGAMLDRNGLRPARYVVTEDDRVVLASEVGVLPVHPEEVRVKGRLQPGMMLLVDLAAGRILQDDEIKRSISEAKPYASWIEEHRRTLDDLPTTAAANGDGHANGNGAVRAFDPGALLARQRVFGYTREDVVRILLPMGQDGKEPVSSMGSDIPLAVLSRRSQILPSYFKQLFAQVTNPPIDPIREKVVMSTETLLGAQANLLDETPEHARMLRLETPTLTNADMARLRAARSPGFVAETLPTLFGRAEGPAGLGPALGRLCDEAARAVDRGATILILSDRGLGEGLVPIPPLLAVAAVHHHLIREGKRTRCGIVAETGEAREVHHVALLIGFGAAAVNPYLVFETYEGLQEEGLLLDPQGAALDVAKAEENYVKAVDSGLLKIFSKMGISTLLSYRGAQVFEAIGLSDELVGRYFPGTPTPIGGIGLEVIAEESLQRMNVAYPEEPGPELPELDPGGEIMWRRRGEFHMWNPETIRKLQHSLKKKEFASYRAFADACNEEARNRCTIRGLFEVRHGRKPVPLELVEPASAIVKRFCTGAMSFGSISKEAHEALAVAMNRLGGRSNTGEGGEDPARFKREANGDSRNSAIKQIASGRFGVTANYLANAVELQIKMAQGAKPGEGGQLPGHKVDSFIAKTRYSTPGVGLISPPPHHDIYSIEDLAQLIFDLKNANPHAEISVKLVAAAGVGTIATGVAKGYADRILISGDGGGTGASPLSSIRHAGIPWEIGLAEAQQTLVRDGLRGRVRLQADGQMKTGRDVIVAACLGAEEYGFATAPLIAMGCIMMRKCHLNTCPVGIATQDPALRARFAGTPEDVINYLFFVAEEVREHLSRMGCRTLDEVIGRTDYLSVADLSDHPKARHLDLRALLEPPRVAHGAPSRQVERQPDVLADQLDWELLRHCKGALEHGNRVQRTLPITNRDRTTGTLLSYFVTKSHGEHGLREDTIDLTFNGSAGQSFGAFLARGITLRVRGDTNDYVGKGLSGGKLVVSPPPEAAYAAEENMAVGNVALYGATGGEAYFRGRAGERFAVRNSGAKAVVEGVGDHGCEYMTGGVVVVLGETGRNFAAGMSGGIAFVHDPEGRFRGRCNPEMVDLVPVEDYKDVGLLSNLINRHVHYTGSTVGGAIVDDFSTALGSFVKVFPRDYRRVLEQSRIVQRQWELING
- a CDS encoding glutamate synthase subunit beta, encoding MADPRGFLNIDRQKPTPRPVHQRIKDYLELYQPMPAESVRAQASRCMDCGIPFCQDGCPLGNRIPDWNDLVHRNRWKEALDALHDTNNFPEFTGKTCPAPCEASCVLALSAESVTIKEIEASIVDRGWENGWIVPRPPARETGKRVAIVGSGPAGLAAAQQLRHVGHAVTVFERDDRAGGLLAYGIPDFKMAKRYVERRIDQLVAEGVRFELNAEVGRSIDPEALRADHDAVLLTVGATRPRELDIPGRGLEGIVQAMSFLTQQNRRGFGLPEAGPPILATGRNVIVIGGGDTAADCVGTCHRQQARSVLQLDYNPMPPEGENPDTPWPLWPKILRVAPAHEEGGRRDWQIKTKAFHGDGHGRVKELAAVRVHQYYDEAGDRQFEEIHGSELIFPAELVLLAIGFAGPEGSIPDALGLEMTEQGAIRCDPRYMTSREGVFAAGDCRRGQSLVVWAIAEGREAARGVDEYLTGRPSALRARDRSPTQPEGGPATAAAGR